A genomic stretch from Thiohalophilus sp. includes:
- a CDS encoding FAD-binding oxidoreductase: protein MALPRAFITRLQQILGDEGLLSDPAETWNYGYDNSRRHTAPERVALPADHEQVAAVVRLCHEFSIPLTARGRGTGTTGASVPLQGGVVLSTERLNRIVKIDPANRYMVVEPGVTNQQVQDAAAEHGFFWPPDPTSAAYCSVGGNLAYNSAGPRAIKYGTPRDNVFGLRAVTGEGKSIRTGVYTTKGVVGYDLTRLLIGSEGTLAIITEATLKLTPLPQTKRTLQILYRDIDSAARAVSAIMAQPVVPYALEFMDGKAIAMIRDYSDASLPEQAGAMLMIEVDGSEASMQHDLDAVSKAADNDGLLQLHRAETEQAIQALWQTRKALSPALRTIAPKKINEDVVVPVSNIPALINGLTALAEQYGITIVNFGHAGNGNIHVNLLANPDDEEEMQRAHQCLDDVFSLVLELDGTLSGEHGVGIEKQEFVGREIDPVTLELMRRIKQDFDPKGILNPGKMFPTA from the coding sequence ATGGCTTTACCCCGGGCCTTTATCACCCGCCTGCAGCAGATTCTCGGTGACGAGGGACTGCTGAGCGATCCCGCCGAAACCTGGAACTATGGTTACGACAACAGCCGGCGTCACACCGCGCCGGAGCGGGTGGCCCTGCCCGCCGATCATGAACAGGTCGCGGCGGTGGTACGCTTATGCCATGAATTTTCCATCCCGCTGACTGCACGCGGACGCGGTACCGGCACCACTGGCGCCAGCGTCCCGTTGCAGGGAGGCGTCGTTCTGTCGACCGAACGGCTGAACCGGATTGTCAAAATCGATCCGGCCAACCGTTACATGGTCGTCGAACCCGGTGTCACCAATCAGCAGGTGCAGGATGCCGCCGCCGAACATGGTTTCTTCTGGCCGCCCGATCCCACCAGTGCCGCCTATTGCTCGGTCGGTGGCAACCTGGCCTACAACTCGGCCGGTCCGCGGGCCATCAAATACGGGACACCGCGCGATAACGTTTTCGGGTTGCGTGCGGTCACCGGCGAAGGCAAGAGTATCCGCACCGGTGTTTACACCACCAAGGGCGTGGTCGGTTACGACCTGACCCGTTTGCTGATCGGCTCCGAGGGCACCCTGGCCATCATTACCGAGGCCACCCTCAAACTCACGCCCCTGCCGCAAACCAAACGGACCCTGCAGATCCTTTATCGCGACATCGACAGCGCCGCGCGGGCGGTCTCCGCCATCATGGCCCAGCCAGTGGTGCCCTATGCGCTGGAATTTATGGACGGCAAGGCCATTGCGATGATTCGTGACTATTCCGATGCCAGCCTGCCCGAGCAGGCCGGCGCCATGTTGATGATCGAAGTCGACGGCTCCGAGGCCTCGATGCAACATGATCTCGATGCCGTCAGCAAAGCGGCCGACAATGACGGCCTGCTGCAACTCCATCGCGCCGAAACCGAACAGGCGATCCAGGCCCTGTGGCAAACCCGCAAGGCCCTGTCCCCGGCACTGCGCACCATTGCTCCGAAGAAGATCAACGAGGACGTGGTGGTCCCGGTCTCCAACATTCCGGCCCTGATCAACGGCCTGACCGCCCTCGCCGAACAGTACGGCATCACCATCGTCAACTTCGGCCATGCCGGCAACGGCAACATCCACGTCAACCTGCTCGCCAACCCCGACGACGAAGAGGAAATGCAGCGCGCCCATCAATGCCTGGACGACGTGTTCAGCCTGGTGCTCGAACTCGACGGCACCCTCTCCGGCGAACACGGCGTGGGCATTGAAAAACAGGAATTCGTCGGCCGCGAGATCGACCCGGTCACGCTGGAACTGATGCGACGCATCAAGCAGGACTTTGATCCAAAGGGCATTTTGAATCCGGGCAAAATGTTCCCGACTGCCTAA
- a CDS encoding phosphoheptose isomerase translates to MSISDNVQHLFDASVETKLQAKPVLADPIARAVELMVAALQRGNKILSCGNGGSAADAQHFAAELVCRFERERPELAAIALTTDTSALTAIANDYDFNQIFAKQVRALGKPDDLLLAISTSGNSPNVISAIEAAHTRGLQVIALTGRDGGDIGRLLQGSDVEIRVPAEITARIQEVHLLAIHCFCHQIDAQLFG, encoded by the coding sequence ATGAGTATCAGTGACAACGTCCAGCACCTGTTCGACGCCAGCGTCGAGACCAAGCTACAGGCCAAACCGGTCCTGGCCGACCCCATCGCCCGCGCTGTTGAGCTGATGGTCGCCGCCCTGCAACGCGGGAACAAGATTCTCAGCTGCGGCAACGGCGGCTCCGCAGCCGATGCCCAGCACTTTGCCGCCGAACTGGTCTGTCGCTTCGAGCGCGAACGTCCCGAGCTGGCGGCCATTGCCCTGACTACCGACACCTCGGCGTTAACCGCGATCGCCAACGATTACGATTTCAACCAGATCTTTGCCAAACAGGTTCGCGCCCTGGGCAAACCCGATGATCTGCTGCTGGCCATCTCCACCAGCGGCAACTCGCCGAATGTCATCAGTGCCATTGAAGCGGCCCACACCCGGGGTTTGCAGGTGATTGCCCTGACCGGTCGTGATGGCGGTGACATCGGCCGGTTGCTGCAGGGCAGCGATGTCGAGATCCGCGTTCCCGCCGAGATCACCGCGCGCATTCAGGAAGTCCATCTGCTGGCGATCCACTGTTTCTGTCACCAGATCGACGCGCAACTGTTCGGTTAA
- a CDS encoding YraN family protein has product MWARPGGAQRGNQAEQLARRYLERQGLRFEQANFRCRRGEIDLIMRDGDSLVFVEVRYRRNDRYGSAAETVDRQKQRKLVTTALFYLQNNPKQARLTSRFDVVAISGEGNAPRIDWHPDAIQIQD; this is encoded by the coding sequence ATGTGGGCCCGGCCTGGAGGCGCACAACGCGGAAACCAGGCCGAACAACTGGCGCGCCGGTATCTGGAACGACAGGGGCTGCGTTTTGAGCAGGCCAACTTCCGCTGCCGGCGGGGCGAGATCGATCTGATCATGCGCGATGGTGACAGCCTGGTGTTTGTCGAAGTGCGCTATCGCCGCAACGACCGCTACGGCAGTGCCGCCGAAACGGTCGACCGCCAAAAACAGAGAAAACTGGTGACAACCGCGCTATTCTATTTACAAAACAACCCGAAACAGGCCCGACTGACCAGCCGTTTCGATGTCGTTGCCATCAGTGGCGAGGGAAACGCCCCCCGTATTGACTGGCATCCCGATGCCATCCAGATTCAGGATTGA
- a CDS encoding penicillin-binding protein activator, which produces MPRRLISLWIMIVTLLLAGCAGVPQEPEIVKETDPVAEAERLLASGAFAEAAAAFNDLAKQASGAQQTNFLLRTAAALARDTRIHKSRQILETIQPDSRNREQLFLLHLTEAHIALSERRPQDVLHILEQTPPQRVRPFYLADYRQLRAAAYTMLGNRIDTAHELVERETHLQNPGLIEANQRAIWEALAMLNERSLAQMRMATGKNVLGGWMELVQISKAYQLKPEILNRRVEEWRQSYPEHPAQESILKGLLERRQQDILTPHRIAVLLPFDSRFGQAAEAVRDGIIAAYFARSRQHEQRIRFYDTGADQQSALAAYRQAIAEQSDFIIGPLNKESIEHVLAEEELATPLLALNYIHEQNVPEQLFQFGLSPEEEARQVAERTWLDGHVNSVALIPGGSWGERVYTAFQQRWEQLGGKVIETQQYNAERQDFSGPIQDLLNITESQRRARGMRLLLDRDIKFEPRRRKDLDFIFLAAYPRQARQIRPQLKFYHASDVPVYATSHVFTGSLNQERDRDMDGLIFGDMPWVLAGSTTHRGLRPQIEQYISQAGNSLQRLYALGIDAYSIISALNTLKAYPYERYDGETGSLSLDPMQRIKRQLTWVKFRSGRPVALDEGL; this is translated from the coding sequence ATGCCACGTCGACTGATATCCCTGTGGATCATGATTGTAACGCTTCTGCTGGCCGGTTGTGCCGGCGTGCCGCAAGAACCCGAAATCGTCAAGGAAACCGACCCGGTTGCCGAAGCGGAACGCCTGCTGGCCAGCGGCGCATTCGCCGAAGCGGCCGCGGCCTTCAACGATCTGGCCAAACAGGCCAGCGGCGCGCAACAGACCAATTTTCTGCTGCGCACGGCCGCCGCGCTGGCGCGCGATACCCGGATTCACAAGAGTCGACAGATTCTTGAAACCATCCAGCCTGACTCACGCAACCGCGAACAGCTGTTTTTACTGCATCTGACCGAGGCGCACATCGCGCTCAGTGAACGTCGCCCCCAGGATGTCCTGCACATTCTGGAGCAGACGCCGCCGCAACGGGTCAGACCGTTCTATCTGGCCGATTATCGCCAGTTACGCGCCGCCGCTTACACCATGCTCGGCAACCGGATCGATACCGCGCACGAACTGGTCGAGCGCGAAACGCATCTGCAAAACCCGGGGCTCATTGAGGCAAACCAGCGGGCCATCTGGGAAGCCCTCGCCATGCTCAATGAGCGCAGCCTTGCCCAGATGCGCATGGCCACCGGCAAGAATGTGCTTGGCGGCTGGATGGAACTGGTACAAATCAGCAAGGCTTACCAGTTAAAACCCGAAATCCTCAATCGCCGTGTCGAAGAATGGCGCCAGAGCTATCCCGAGCACCCGGCGCAGGAAAGTATCCTCAAGGGGCTGCTGGAACGTCGCCAGCAGGATATTCTCACACCGCATCGCATCGCCGTGCTGTTGCCGTTTGACAGCCGCTTTGGCCAGGCGGCCGAAGCCGTGCGCGACGGCATTATCGCCGCCTATTTCGCCCGTTCCCGGCAACACGAACAACGCATCCGGTTTTACGATACCGGTGCCGATCAGCAGAGCGCCCTGGCGGCCTATCGACAGGCTATTGCCGAGCAGAGCGACTTCATTATCGGCCCGCTGAATAAGGAATCTATCGAGCATGTACTCGCTGAAGAGGAACTGGCCACACCGCTGCTGGCACTGAACTATATCCACGAGCAGAACGTTCCCGAGCAACTCTTTCAGTTCGGCCTCTCTCCCGAAGAGGAGGCCCGTCAGGTTGCCGAGCGAACCTGGCTGGATGGTCATGTCAACAGTGTCGCGCTGATTCCCGGCGGCAGCTGGGGCGAACGGGTCTATACCGCGTTTCAGCAACGCTGGGAGCAACTCGGCGGCAAGGTGATCGAAACCCAGCAATACAATGCCGAGCGCCAGGATTTCTCCGGCCCGATTCAGGATCTGCTCAATATCACCGAAAGTCAGCGCCGTGCCCGGGGCATGCGACTGCTGCTGGATCGGGACATCAAATTCGAACCGCGTCGACGCAAGGATCTGGATTTTATTTTCCTGGCGGCCTATCCGCGCCAGGCACGTCAGATTCGCCCGCAGCTCAAGTTCTATCATGCGTCCGATGTGCCCGTTTATGCGACATCGCACGTGTTTACCGGCAGTCTGAATCAGGAACGGGATCGCGACATGGACGGTTTGATCTTCGGGGACATGCCCTGGGTTCTGGCTGGCAGCACCACGCATCGCGGTCTGCGCCCGCAAATCGAGCAATATATTTCCCAGGCCGGCAACAGTCTGCAGCGGTTGTATGCCCTGGGCATCGACGCCTATAGCATCATCTCCGCCCTCAACACGCTCAAGGCTTACCCTTACGAGCGTTACGACGGTGAAACCGGCAGTTTGAGCCTGGACCCCATGCAGCGCATCAAACGCCAGCTGACCTGGGTTAAATTCCGCAGCGGCCGGCCGGTAGCGCTGGACGAAGGGTTGTAA
- the rsmI gene encoding 16S rRNA (cytidine(1402)-2'-O)-methyltransferase: protein MNSENSALYVVATPIGNLGDMSQRAVEILQQVALIAAEDTRHSARLLRHFAVTTPCVALHEHNEREQSSRLLQRLANGESVALIADAGTPLLSDPGFHLVQQARLQGIRVIPVPGPSAVVAALSVSGLPTDCFKFIGFLPAKSAARRQRLAALVAEPCTLAFYESPHRILESLADMGEVLGRDRDAVLARELTKTFETVQGGSLDELHAFVSRDANQQKGEMVLLVAGAPAVEAALNPEVERILGVLLEELPVKQAAALAARITGVKKNQLYQQALVMKN from the coding sequence GTGAACTCTGAAAACAGTGCGCTCTATGTTGTCGCAACCCCGATCGGAAATCTCGGCGACATGTCACAACGTGCCGTGGAAATCCTGCAACAGGTGGCGCTCATCGCGGCAGAGGATACCCGGCACAGCGCGCGTCTGCTGCGGCATTTTGCCGTGACAACCCCGTGTGTGGCGCTGCACGAACATAACGAGCGGGAACAGAGTAGCAGATTGTTACAACGTCTTGCCAATGGCGAAAGCGTGGCCCTGATTGCCGATGCCGGCACGCCGCTGCTCAGCGATCCCGGTTTTCATCTGGTCCAGCAGGCTCGTCTGCAGGGGATCCGGGTGATTCCGGTGCCCGGCCCCAGTGCGGTCGTCGCGGCCCTGTCGGTCAGTGGGCTGCCCACCGACTGTTTCAAGTTTATCGGCTTTTTACCGGCCAAATCCGCCGCGCGCCGTCAACGGCTGGCGGCTCTGGTCGCCGAGCCCTGCACGCTGGCATTTTACGAATCGCCACACCGGATTCTGGAGAGTCTGGCGGACATGGGCGAGGTCCTGGGCCGGGATCGGGATGCCGTGCTGGCCCGGGAGTTGACCAAGACCTTCGAAACCGTGCAGGGCGGCAGCCTGGACGAACTGCATGCCTTTGTCAGCCGCGATGCCAATCAGCAAAAAGGGGAGATGGTGTTGCTGGTGGCGGGCGCGCCGGCGGTGGAGGCGGCCCTCAACCCGGAAGTCGAGCGGATTCTGGGAGTCTTGCTGGAGGAACTCCCCGTCAAACAGGCGGCGGCGCTGGCCGCGCGGATTACCGGGGTCAAAAAGAACCAGCTCTATCAACAGGCGCTGGTGATGAAAAATTAA
- the mraZ gene encoding division/cell wall cluster transcriptional repressor MraZ produces MFRGVNTLSLDTKGRMAMPSRYRDGVLEQSDGQLVITVDRSDPCLLLYPLPEWEEIERKLVRLGNLNATARRLQRLLIGHATELELDSHGRILIPPPLREFAKLDKRIALTGQGNKFEIWDEQTWNEQRDQWITQENQEESELSAELETLSL; encoded by the coding sequence GTGTTTCGTGGCGTCAATACACTCAGCCTGGATACCAAGGGCCGCATGGCCATGCCGAGTCGATATCGGGATGGGGTGCTCGAGCAGTCCGACGGGCAACTGGTGATTACTGTCGATCGCAGTGATCCGTGCCTGTTGCTGTATCCGTTGCCCGAATGGGAAGAGATCGAGCGCAAGCTCGTTCGGCTGGGTAACCTGAACGCCACGGCCCGCCGCCTGCAACGCCTGCTGATCGGCCACGCCACCGAGCTGGAGCTGGACAGTCACGGCCGCATCCTTATCCCGCCGCCACTTCGTGAATTCGCCAAACTGGATAAACGCATTGCCCTGACCGGGCAAGGCAACAAGTTCGAAATCTGGGACGAACAGACCTGGAACGAACAGCGCGACCAATGGATTACTCAGGAAAACCAGGAGGAGTCGGAACTGTCCGCTGAGCTGGAAACACTGTCTTTATAA